Proteins encoded by one window of Clostridium cagae:
- a CDS encoding Lrp/AsnC ligand binding domain-containing protein produces the protein MKLVANAHLDELDLQILDLLIKDCRTPYLEIARICHVSGGTIHVRMKKMEDLGIIRGTRILLNLPKLGYDVCCFVGIYVDKASCFTSVFEEMAKIKEVVELHLTTGNYSMFAKVVCTNISDLQDLLLNKINNIDGISRTDTFISLSQPIDRNISL, from the coding sequence ATGAAACTAGTTGCAAATGCACATTTAGATGAATTAGATTTACAAATTTTGGATTTATTAATAAAAGATTGTCGAACTCCATATTTAGAAATAGCAAGAATATGTCATGTTAGTGGCGGAACCATTCACGTAAGAATGAAAAAAATGGAAGATTTAGGTATAATCAGAGGTACTAGAATTCTTCTAAATCTACCTAAATTAGGTTATGATGTTTGTTGTTTTGTAGGAATATATGTAGATAAAGCATCCTGCTTTACTTCTGTATTTGAAGAAATGGCTAAAATAAAGGAAGTTGTTGAACTTCACTTGACTACTGGTAACTATTCAATGTTTGCTAAAGTAGTTTGTACTAATATTTCTGATTTACAGGATCTTTTACTTAATAAGATTAATAATATAGATGGAATTTCAAGAACTGATACATTTATATCATTATCACAACCAATAGATAGAAATATATCTTTATAA
- a CDS encoding CvfB family protein, which produces MILIGEYNNFKVSKKVDFGYYLENEMGEEVLLPNSSLNEKKIEVGDKVEAFVYRDSKDRVISTLKTPSLTVGKVGYLEVVGQSGIGAFADFGLERDAFVPIKEQIYKLKTGEKYLFYMYLDKTDRIALTTRVDNYLEFASPEEFKTSEEIEAIVYESGYNGTLKVAINRKYKGIILGNEHFDYLYPGQAVKARVKRIYEDGVIGITTRKTRLNERDVLSKDILQYLRENGGFMPFNDKSSPEDIKRTFNTSKNYFKIALGGLMKQKLIAQDKEGTRLL; this is translated from the coding sequence ATGATACTAATAGGTGAATATAATAATTTTAAGGTAAGTAAAAAAGTTGATTTTGGATATTATTTAGAAAATGAGATGGGTGAAGAGGTATTATTACCTAATTCATCTTTAAATGAAAAGAAAATAGAAGTTGGCGATAAAGTAGAAGCTTTTGTTTATAGAGATTCAAAAGATAGAGTGATATCAACATTAAAAACTCCAAGTTTAACAGTTGGAAAAGTAGGTTACTTAGAAGTAGTTGGTCAAAGTGGTATAGGGGCATTTGCAGATTTTGGTCTTGAAAGAGATGCATTTGTACCAATTAAAGAGCAAATATATAAATTAAAAACAGGAGAAAAGTATTTATTTTATATGTACTTAGATAAAACGGATAGAATAGCTCTTACAACTAGAGTTGATAACTATTTAGAATTTGCATCACCTGAAGAATTTAAAACTTCAGAAGAAATTGAAGCAATAGTGTATGAAAGTGGTTACAATGGAACTTTAAAAGTTGCAATAAATAGGAAGTACAAAGGAATAATATTAGGTAATGAACATTTTGACTATTTATATCCAGGTCAAGCAGTAAAAGCAAGAGTTAAGAGAATATATGAAGATGGAGTAATTGGTATTACAACAAGAAAAACAAGATTAAATGAAAGAGACGTATTATCAAAGGACATACTTCAATATTTAAGAGAAAATGGAGGATTTATGCCATTCAATGATAAATCTTCTCCAGAAGATATAAAAAGAACATTTAATACCAGTAAGAACTATTTTAAAATAGCACTTGGTGGATTAATGAAACAAAAGTTAATAGCTCAAGACAAAGAAGGAACAAGATTATTATAA
- a CDS encoding ComEC/Rec2 family competence protein, giving the protein MRVKRSLKFNLLLLFIIFAILFMIRYLNLNVNYYDCNNNIIIHYIDVGQGDAALIQVNNINMLIDSGPKESRNKILDYLQSLNIKKINYIVATHPHEDHIGNMAKIIKTYGLYKFYAPKIENTTSTFEKMIDALKDKNLKINVIKKDTNSIDLGKNTDVTVFSPIKDSYDNINNYSPVIKIQYGDTSFLFTGDAEKEVENEILLDSNNNIRSDVIKIGHHGSSTSSSKSFIEKVNPSIAIISVGADNKFNHPNKSTIDCLTKSNIKIYQTNKENTIILSSDGHKITKK; this is encoded by the coding sequence ATGAGAGTTAAAAGAAGTTTGAAATTTAACTTACTACTATTATTTATAATATTTGCTATATTATTTATGATAAGATACTTAAATCTAAATGTTAATTACTATGATTGTAATAATAATATAATTATTCACTATATTGATGTAGGACAAGGTGATGCAGCTCTTATACAAGTAAATAATATAAATATGCTAATAGATTCTGGACCAAAAGAATCTAGAAATAAAATTTTAGATTACTTACAATCGCTGAATATAAAAAAAATAAATTATATTGTAGCAACCCATCCTCATGAAGATCATATAGGAAACATGGCTAAAATCATAAAGACTTATGGACTTTACAAATTTTATGCACCTAAAATAGAAAATACTACTTCTACATTTGAAAAAATGATAGATGCACTAAAAGATAAAAATCTAAAAATCAATGTAATAAAAAAAGACACTAACTCCATTGATTTAGGAAAGAATACTGATGTAACAGTATTTTCTCCAATTAAAGACTCATATGATAATATAAATAATTACTCTCCTGTTATAAAAATTCAATATGGAGACACTTCTTTCTTATTTACAGGAGATGCTGAAAAAGAAGTAGAAAATGAAATATTATTGGATTCAAACAATAATATAAGAAGTGATGTAATAAAAATAGGTCACCATGGCTCATCCACATCCTCAAGCAAATCCTTTATTGAAAAAGTAAATCCTTCAATAGCTATAATTTCTGTTGGTGCTGATAATAAATTTAATCATCCTAATAAATCCACAATAGATTGTTTAACTAAAAGTAACATAAAAATTTACCAAACAAATAAAGAAAATACAATCATATTATCTTCTGATGGACATAAAATAACAAAAAAATAA
- a CDS encoding DUF378 domain-containing protein has product MKTLDYIALILVIIGAVNWGLIGFFQINIVSILFGYSTIFSRIIYSLVGIAGVYSLSFFIKERSIA; this is encoded by the coding sequence ATGAAAACATTAGATTACATTGCACTTATTTTAGTTATTATAGGTGCCGTTAATTGGGGTTTGATTGGATTTTTTCAAATAAATATAGTATCTATACTATTCGGATATTCTACAATTTTTAGTAGAATAATTTATTCTTTAGTTGGAATAGCTGGAGTATACTCACTTTCTTTTTTCATAAAAGAAAGATCCATAGCATAA
- a CDS encoding putative ABC transporter permease, which produces MHILNNFSLYDLVYFFMIYSFLGWCVEVIYAYKNNNYFINRGFLYGPFCPIYGFGIVFMLVSLHKFIDNLLLLFIFATLLTSLIEYLTGFILERVFKSKWWDYTDDAFNLHGRICLGFSLLWGAASVIVIKVIHPMIKYLIDKLPTTIETYVFYIIVIYFLIDFVLTINSLVDFKNLLIKLQTDKSGLFERCVEFIALTKKTASDKSKGLEAKFSKFILKLNHIRLIKSFPNVSSKSFDSILKPLKEKILKKD; this is translated from the coding sequence ATGCATATATTAAATAATTTTAGCTTATATGATTTAGTTTATTTTTTTATGATATATTCTTTTTTAGGATGGTGTGTCGAAGTAATCTACGCATATAAAAATAATAATTACTTTATAAATAGAGGATTTTTATATGGTCCTTTTTGTCCTATCTATGGTTTTGGAATTGTTTTTATGTTAGTTTCATTACATAAGTTCATAGATAATTTATTGTTATTATTTATTTTTGCCACATTGTTAACATCACTTATAGAGTACTTAACTGGATTTATTTTAGAAAGAGTTTTTAAATCTAAGTGGTGGGATTATACTGATGATGCCTTTAATCTTCATGGAAGAATATGTCTTGGGTTTTCATTATTATGGGGAGCAGCTTCTGTAATAGTTATTAAAGTGATTCACCCTATGATTAAATATTTAATTGATAAATTGCCTACAACTATTGAAACATATGTCTTTTACATTATAGTAATTTATTTTTTAATTGATTTTGTCCTTACAATTAACTCTTTGGTTGATTTTAAAAATCTTTTAATTAAACTTCAAACAGATAAAAGTGGTTTATTCGAAAGATGTGTTGAATTTATAGCTCTTACAAAAAAGACTGCTAGTGATAAATCAAAAGGCTTAGAAGCTAAATTTTCAAAATTTATACTAAAATTAAATCACATACGATTAATAAAATCATTTCCTAATGTTTCTTCAAAATCATTTGATTCAATTCTTAAACCACTAAAAGAAAAGATACTAAAAAAAGATTAG
- a CDS encoding spore germination protein, whose translation MKITSSFDNNIDLIKSKLKVKESFDIIQRNIIIGNKKTTMFYIDGFTKDDVMERIMNGFFTIKPEVMNSYKTPSEFIDNAIPYIEVSEEVDLDKIIDAVLCGQTSMFIDGYDKCIILDMRTYPVRGLAEPEKEKTLRGARDGFVETIVFNTALIRRRIRDSRLIFDMHTIGKISKTDVCIAYMDGIVDKRSLDIVLEKIKSIDVDTLTLGDQSLVEALNNKNYLNPFPKVRYTERPDVASSHLTEGSILILVDNSPTAMILPTSIFDFLQDVDDYYFPLFTGNYLRLVRNLITISTIFLIPLYLLFVNGNITLPTQFDFLFPKDSYSIPLIWQFLILEVAIDGLKLASLNTPNSLGMSLSVIGGLILGEYTVTTGWFIPQTILYMSVVALASFEQSSIELSYALKFMRILLLILSGLLGYLGFIIGFILIVFIMYSTKTITNDRYFYPLVPFNWSKLKNLLFRTRIK comes from the coding sequence TTGAAAATAACATCAAGTTTTGATAATAATATTGATTTAATAAAATCAAAGCTAAAAGTTAAAGAGAGCTTTGATATTATTCAAAGGAATATAATAATAGGTAATAAGAAAACAACTATGTTTTATATAGATGGATTTACCAAGGATGACGTTATGGAACGAATAATGAATGGATTTTTCACAATAAAACCTGAAGTAATGAACTCTTATAAAACACCAAGTGAATTTATAGATAATGCCATTCCTTATATAGAAGTTTCTGAAGAAGTTGATTTAGATAAAATAATTGATGCTGTGCTTTGTGGGCAAACCTCAATGTTTATTGATGGATATGATAAGTGCATAATTCTAGATATGCGTACTTATCCTGTACGTGGGCTTGCAGAACCTGAAAAAGAAAAGACTCTAAGAGGTGCACGAGATGGTTTTGTTGAAACAATAGTTTTTAATACAGCTTTAATTCGTAGAAGAATACGGGACTCTAGATTAATTTTTGATATGCATACTATAGGTAAAATTTCAAAAACCGATGTATGTATAGCTTATATGGATGGTATTGTTGATAAACGTAGCTTAGATATTGTTTTAGAAAAGATAAAAAGTATAGATGTAGATACTCTTACTTTAGGTGATCAAAGCTTAGTAGAAGCGTTAAATAATAAAAATTATCTTAATCCATTTCCTAAGGTTAGATATACAGAAAGACCTGACGTTGCATCTTCTCATCTTACTGAAGGAAGTATACTAATTCTTGTAGATAATTCTCCAACTGCTATGATTTTACCTACATCTATTTTTGATTTTTTACAAGATGTAGACGACTATTATTTTCCTTTGTTTACTGGAAATTATCTAAGACTAGTTAGAAATTTAATAACTATTTCAACAATTTTTCTAATTCCATTATATTTACTTTTTGTAAATGGAAATATAACTTTACCAACACAGTTTGACTTTTTGTTTCCTAAAGATAGTTACTCCATTCCACTAATTTGGCAATTTTTAATATTAGAAGTTGCTATTGATGGATTAAAATTGGCTTCTTTAAATACACCTAATTCCCTTGGAATGTCTTTGTCCGTTATTGGTGGACTAATACTAGGTGAGTATACAGTTACTACAGGTTGGTTTATACCACAAACAATCTTATATATGTCAGTAGTTGCTTTAGCTAGTTTTGAGCAATCTAGTATAGAATTAAGCTATGCATTAAAGTTTATGAGAATATTATTATTAATTTTAAGCGGATTATTAGGCTATTTGGGTTTTATAATAGGATTTATATTAATAGTATTTATTATGTATTCTACTAAAACAATTACAAATGATCGTTATTTTTATCCTTTAGTTCCTTTTAATTGGAGCAAATTAAAAAATCTATTATTTAGAACAAGAATTAAATAA
- the gltX gene encoding glutamate--tRNA ligase, translated as MASKKIRTRFAPSPTGYMHVGNLRTALYAYLIAKHEAGDFILRIEDTDQERLVDGAVDIIYNTLKLTGLNHDEGPDVGGEVGPYVQSERKAIYLEYAKNLVEKGEAYYCFCSKDRLDMLKENAEALKRPFKYDKHCLHLTKEEIEANLAKGLPYVIRQNNPTTGSTTFDDVIYGKITVDNSELEDMILIKSDGLPTYNFANVVDDHLMGITHVVRGNEYLSSSPKYNRLYEAFGWDVPIYVHCPPIMKDTHHKLSKRNGDASFEDLIQKGYLKEAVLNYIALLGWNPGTNEEIFSLEELTEKFDFKDISKSPAIFDDAKLKWMNGEYIRKLSLDEFHELAVPEYKKVLKKDFDLKFISDLLHTRCELLSDLADQIDFLEELPEYSTDLYVHKKMKSTVESSLENLEKVLPIIEEIDETNWNKDYIHEKVFELIKSLEIKNGQMLWPIRTALSGKSFTPGGAFELAILLGKEESISRLKKGIELLK; from the coding sequence ATGGCATCAAAAAAAATCAGAACAAGATTTGCACCTAGCCCAACTGGTTATATGCATGTTGGAAATTTAAGAACTGCACTTTATGCTTATCTTATAGCTAAACATGAAGCTGGAGATTTCATATTAAGAATTGAGGACACTGATCAGGAAAGATTGGTAGACGGTGCGGTTGATATTATATATAACACGCTGAAATTAACAGGTCTTAACCACGATGAAGGTCCAGATGTTGGCGGTGAAGTTGGCCCTTATGTTCAAAGCGAAAGAAAAGCTATATACCTTGAATATGCAAAGAATTTAGTTGAAAAAGGAGAAGCTTACTACTGTTTCTGTTCTAAAGACAGATTAGATATGCTTAAAGAAAATGCTGAAGCATTAAAGAGACCATTTAAATATGATAAGCATTGCTTACACCTTACAAAAGAAGAAATAGAAGCAAATTTAGCTAAAGGATTACCTTATGTAATAAGACAAAATAATCCTACAACTGGATCTACAACTTTTGATGATGTTATATACGGTAAAATAACTGTAGATAATTCTGAACTTGAAGATATGATTTTAATTAAATCTGATGGTCTTCCAACTTATAATTTTGCAAATGTTGTAGATGATCACTTAATGGGAATTACTCACGTTGTTAGAGGTAATGAATATCTTTCATCTTCACCTAAGTATAATAGATTATACGAAGCATTTGGTTGGGATGTTCCAATATATGTTCATTGTCCACCAATTATGAAAGATACTCATCATAAGTTATCAAAAAGAAATGGTGATGCATCATTTGAAGATTTAATTCAAAAAGGTTATCTAAAGGAAGCTGTGCTTAACTACATTGCATTACTTGGATGGAATCCTGGAACAAATGAAGAAATATTTAGCCTTGAAGAATTAACTGAAAAATTTGATTTCAAGGATATAAGTAAATCACCTGCTATATTTGATGATGCTAAATTAAAATGGATGAATGGTGAATATATTAGAAAACTTTCTTTAGATGAGTTCCATGAACTTGCTGTTCCTGAATACAAGAAAGTTTTAAAGAAAGATTTTGATTTAAAATTTATTTCAGACTTATTACATACAAGATGTGAATTATTAAGCGATCTAGCAGATCAAATTGATTTCTTAGAAGAGTTACCAGAATACTCAACTGACCTTTACGTTCATAAAAAAATGAAAAGTACAGTTGAAAGTTCATTAGAAAACTTAGAAAAAGTCTTACCAATCATTGAAGAAATCGATGAAACAAATTGGAATAAGGATTATATCCACGAAAAAGTGTTCGAATTAATAAAATCATTAGAAATTAAAAATGGTCAAATGTTATGGCCTATAAGAACTGCTCTTTCTGGTAAATCATTTACTCCAGGTGGTGCTTTTGAACTTGCTATACTGCTTGGCAAAGAAGAATCAATTTCAAGATTAAAAAAAGGTATAGAATTACTTAAATAA
- a CDS encoding phosphoenolpyruvate carboxykinase, producing MKKEFSMSNDKVMINFTTKYCNNIDSVLESEGFRRVLTSYLEKSKRKNTLTYRFLTDSLESNDTSKICKALIKAIKFLTIMSVEEIVELSPGFEILLTNKDSFIRFVEEFYSYWRRLERYTIIHRYKLRKGLAAMSFTEANAEFSVIILKLYRKVEKNVLGYQPKVYRQIPAGGNACIMIHQMDWPIPKGYEELEEIPFIDNILLETPFITYPKRNTRDGVFSEINENPLKYTNINKEHWFCYPAKIGESLAYIYFHRDYMEHGITLCNLFEMARTEEIRGRRPDIVFVFGANDENGKDLKTVFYNDDKNDIMLGYINHSDKIDYFGYMKKMSLTLHNLRMIKKGYLPIHGAMVNIVLKNGKTANVVIMGDSGAGKSESLEAFRSLSEDYISDMTIIFDDMGTFKLEDGEIKGYGTEIGAFVRLDDLDQGYAFKEMDRSIFMNPDKVNARLVMPVSSYKEIMAGYNIDFFFYANNYEDVKENEKHLEYFTCAEDAVNVFRSGARMAKGTTTEKGLVESFFANPFGPVQKQEDTNVLIEEYFDVMFKSKQTKVGQIKTCLGVCGEEKNGPKNAALELFEEIKKL from the coding sequence ATGAAAAAAGAATTTTCAATGAGTAATGATAAAGTAATGATTAATTTTACTACAAAGTATTGTAATAATATTGATTCAGTATTAGAAAGCGAAGGTTTTAGAAGGGTATTAACTAGTTATTTAGAAAAATCAAAAAGAAAAAATACATTAACATATAGATTTTTAACAGATTCATTAGAGTCAAACGATACATCTAAGATTTGTAAAGCATTAATAAAAGCTATAAAATTTTTAACGATAATGAGTGTAGAAGAAATTGTAGAATTGAGTCCAGGTTTTGAGATACTATTGACTAATAAAGATAGTTTTATTAGATTCGTAGAAGAGTTTTATTCTTACTGGAGAAGATTAGAAAGATATACTATAATTCATAGATATAAATTAAGAAAAGGCTTAGCAGCAATGAGTTTTACAGAAGCAAATGCAGAGTTTTCTGTAATCATACTTAAATTATATAGAAAAGTTGAAAAAAATGTATTGGGTTATCAACCTAAAGTTTATAGACAAATTCCAGCAGGTGGGAATGCATGTATTATGATTCATCAAATGGATTGGCCAATTCCTAAAGGTTATGAGGAATTAGAAGAAATACCTTTTATAGATAATATTCTTTTAGAAACACCATTTATAACTTATCCCAAAAGAAATACGAGGGATGGAGTATTTTCAGAAATTAATGAGAATCCATTAAAATATACTAATATCAACAAAGAACATTGGTTTTGTTATCCAGCTAAAATAGGAGAATCATTAGCATATATATACTTCCATAGAGATTATATGGAACATGGAATAACTTTATGCAACTTGTTTGAGATGGCTAGAACAGAAGAAATAAGAGGGAGAAGACCTGATATAGTATTTGTATTTGGAGCAAATGACGAAAATGGAAAAGATTTAAAAACTGTATTTTATAATGATGATAAGAACGATATTATGCTTGGTTATATAAATCATTCGGATAAAATTGATTATTTTGGATATATGAAAAAAATGTCATTAACTCTTCATAATTTAAGAATGATTAAAAAGGGATATTTGCCAATACATGGGGCTATGGTAAATATTGTATTAAAGAATGGAAAAACAGCTAATGTAGTTATTATGGGAGATAGTGGAGCAGGAAAGTCAGAAAGTTTAGAGGCTTTTAGAAGCTTGAGTGAAGATTATATATCTGATATGACTATAATATTTGATGATATGGGAACTTTTAAATTAGAAGACGGTGAAATAAAGGGATATGGTACAGAAATAGGTGCATTTGTTAGATTAGATGATTTGGATCAAGGATATGCTTTTAAAGAAATGGATAGAAGTATATTTATGAACCCAGATAAAGTAAATGCTAGACTAGTTATGCCAGTTTCATCTTACAAAGAAATAATGGCAGGATATAATATCGATTTCTTCTTTTATGCAAACAATTATGAAGATGTAAAAGAAAATGAAAAACATCTAGAATATTTTACTTGTGCTGAGGACGCTGTAAATGTATTTAGATCAGGTGCAAGAATGGCTAAGGGAACTACAACAGAAAAGGGATTAGTTGAATCATTTTTTGCAAATCCATTTGGTCCAGTTCAAAAACAAGAAGATACTAATGTTCTTATAGAAGAATATTTTGACGTTATGTTTAAATCAAAGCAAACTAAAGTAGGTCAAATTAAAACATGCTTAGGTGTATGTGGAGAAGAGAAAAATGGACCTAAAAATGCAGCTTTAGAATTATTTGAAGAGATCAAAAAACTATAG
- a CDS encoding gamma carbonic anhydrase family protein — translation MVKNFSNNSPNISESVYISETSVIIGDVVIKENSNIWFGAVLRGDEQSISIGRETNIQENVVIHGDGDNNVTVGNGVTIGHGAIIHGCAIGDNVLIGMGAIILNGAKISKNSIVAAGSLITQNKEFEDGSLILGNPAKVIRKLTQEEIQANKESSLTYVNLAKKMADSN, via the coding sequence ATGGTAAAGAATTTTTCAAATAATAGTCCTAATATATCAGAAAGTGTTTACATATCTGAAACATCTGTTATTATTGGAGATGTCGTTATTAAAGAAAATTCTAATATATGGTTTGGTGCTGTACTTAGAGGTGATGAGCAATCAATATCTATAGGGCGCGAAACTAATATACAAGAAAATGTTGTTATTCATGGAGATGGAGATAATAATGTGACTGTAGGAAATGGTGTTACCATTGGTCATGGTGCTATCATTCATGGATGTGCAATAGGTGATAATGTACTCATTGGTATGGGGGCTATAATATTAAATGGAGCTAAAATAAGTAAAAATTCTATTGTTGCTGCTGGAAGCTTAATAACTCAAAATAAGGAATTTGAAGATGGATCATTAATACTTGGAAATCCTGCAAAAGTTATAAGAAAATTAACACAGGAAGAAATTCAAGCTAACAAAGAAAGTTCTTTAACTTATGTTAATTTAGCTAAGAAAATGGCAGACAGTAATTAA
- a CDS encoding HAD-IB family hydrolase, whose protein sequence is MSKIGAFFDLDGTLYREGLITEVFKKMVKYEIIAPERWYNEVKPHFLKWDKRQGDYDNYLLKMVDVYLEAIQGLEKHQVEHIAQKVVEQKGDRVYTFTRDRIKWHKDQGHIIIIISGSPSELVREMANKYGFNDYKGTIYMVDNKDMYTSEVIPMWDSDSKSKAINELVEKYNIDLNESYAYGDTSGDYTMFKHVGHPFCINPTKELLQKVMSDNEVTNKVNVIVERKDVIYNLNIEDIQFV, encoded by the coding sequence ATGTCAAAAATAGGGGCATTTTTTGATTTAGATGGAACATTATATAGAGAAGGTTTAATTACAGAAGTATTTAAAAAAATGGTTAAATATGAGATTATAGCACCGGAGAGATGGTATAATGAAGTAAAGCCTCATTTTTTAAAATGGGATAAGAGACAAGGTGATTATGATAATTATCTTTTAAAAATGGTAGATGTTTATTTAGAAGCTATCCAAGGACTAGAAAAACATCAAGTAGAGCATATAGCCCAAAAAGTAGTTGAACAAAAAGGTGATAGGGTTTACACTTTTACAAGAGATAGAATAAAGTGGCATAAAGATCAAGGCCATATTATAATTATAATATCAGGTTCACCTTCAGAGCTTGTTAGGGAAATGGCTAATAAATATGGTTTTAATGATTATAAAGGTACAATTTATATGGTAGACAATAAAGATATGTATACAAGTGAAGTTATACCTATGTGGGATAGTGATAGTAAATCTAAAGCTATAAACGAACTTGTAGAGAAATATAATATAGACCTTAATGAAAGTTATGCTTATGGAGATACTTCTGGAGATTACACTATGTTTAAGCATGTAGGGCATCCATTTTGCATTAATCCAACAAAAGAACTTTTACAAAAAGTTATGAGTGACAATGAAGTTACAAATAAAGTTAATGTTATAGTAGAAAGAAAGGATGTAATATATAACTTAAATATTGAAGATATACAATTTGTATAG
- a CDS encoding ribonuclease H-like domain-containing protein, which yields MIIRENNVKVEEFSDEFMIKPEKREYLPSELIFFDLEHYVYKKPKCIGVFGACEFNEKLNEILVTQYMIEDRDEVADILYLARNYFIKMKKLGKKAIVTFSGNNDFTVINYLFKQYGIEYDFNKEFDSIDIQKEYEKNKTTSIGLKNLEKLFDIIREGEVISGSNLAKTFHKVLKDKSYFKRMPEEKIEKILLYNEQDVVNLYHIYVKWKKYIYDDNEIEELDESIEELDDEIDNFNYENKSIINH from the coding sequence GTGATTATTCGTGAGAACAACGTAAAGGTAGAAGAATTTAGTGATGAATTTATGATAAAACCTGAAAAGAGAGAGTATTTACCTAGTGAACTTATATTTTTTGATCTTGAACACTATGTATATAAGAAACCAAAGTGTATTGGAGTTTTTGGAGCTTGTGAATTTAATGAAAAACTAAATGAAATTTTGGTAACGCAATATATGATAGAAGATAGAGATGAAGTAGCTGATATATTATATTTGGCAAGGAACTATTTTATCAAGATGAAAAAACTAGGTAAAAAAGCAATTGTAACATTTTCAGGGAATAATGATTTTACTGTTATAAATTATCTTTTCAAACAATATGGAATAGAATATGATTTTAACAAGGAATTTGATTCAATAGATATACAAAAAGAATATGAAAAAAATAAAACCACATCTATAGGGCTTAAAAATTTAGAAAAGCTATTTGATATTATAAGAGAAGGAGAAGTAATTAGTGGATCGAATTTAGCTAAAACTTTTCATAAAGTATTAAAAGACAAAAGTTACTTCAAAAGAATGCCAGAAGAAAAAATAGAAAAAATACTTCTTTATAATGAACAAGATGTGGTTAATTTATATCATATTTATGTTAAGTGGAAGAAATATATATATGATGATAATGAAATTGAAGAGTTAGATGAGAGTATAGAAGAATTAGATGATGAAATAGATAATTTTAATTATGAAAATAAATCAATAATAAATCACTAA
- a CDS encoding FeoA family protein, with amino-acid sequence MCICDLNPGEKGIIDFIEGNLKLKKRLSALGCIKGTEIEFKRRAPLGDPIVINFRGFDLAIRKNDAKNIFLSV; translated from the coding sequence ATGTGTATTTGCGATTTAAACCCTGGTGAAAAAGGAATAATAGACTTCATTGAGGGTAATTTAAAATTAAAAAAAAGATTATCAGCCTTAGGATGTATTAAAGGTACTGAAATTGAATTTAAAAGAAGAGCTCCTTTAGGAGATCCAATAGTTATAAACTTTAGAGGATTTGATTTAGCTATTAGAAAGAATGATGCTAAAAATATATTCTTATCAGTATAG